A stretch of Oncorhynchus mykiss isolate Arlee chromosome 26, USDA_OmykA_1.1, whole genome shotgun sequence DNA encodes these proteins:
- the LOC110526742 gene encoding membrane progestin receptor gamma-B-like isoform X2 gives MLSLIKLPRVFTIHQVPKVFHEDSIISGYRHPRSSATDCILSLFQLTNETLNIWTHFLPTWYFSWKLLTVVLTRDVWSDSFTWPLLVFLMSCCVYPLASSCAHTFSTMSTRARHICFFFDYGALSLYSLGSAITYSAYVIPDKWVNSSFHQYYIPIAVVNTVICTALACYSRFSECKSPKFGKFLRILAFALPYLFDNIPLFYRLFLCVGEGCTDNDTNPLHHTHIALAFLTAFLFVTHLPERLAPGSFDYIGHSHQLFHVFGIIGTHFQMEAIEQDMATRRPWLLTYSLPITFTNTLGAALLSITLSLGIIFLFSLPLLWSATRGEHTEKKTQSHPIAKGCQYH, from the exons ATGCTCAGCCTTATTAAACTGCCCAGAGTCTTCACCATCCACCAAGTCCCAAAA GTGTTCCATGAGGACAGCATCATCTCAGGCTACCGACACCCTCGCAGCTCAGCCACTGACTGCATCCTCAGCCTCTTCCAGCTGACCAATGAAACGCTCAATATCTGGACACACTTCCTGCCCACATG GTACTTCTCATGGAAGCTGCTGACGGTGGTCCTGACGCGAGACGTGTGGAGCGACTCGTTCACATGGCCCCTCCTGGTGTTCCTGATGTCGTGCTGTGTGTACCCGCTGGCCTCTAGCTGTGCCCACACCTTCAGCACCATGTCAACACGCGCACGACACATCTGCTTCTTCTTCGACTACGGAGCTCTGAGTCTCTACAGCCTGG GCTCTGCCATAACATATTCTGCCTACGTGATTCCTGATAAGTGGGTGAACAGTTCGTTCCACCAGTACTATATCCCCATCGCTGTGGTAAACACTGTCATCTGTACCGCCTTAGCCTGCTACTCCAG ATTCTCAGAGTGTAAGAGCCCAAAGTTTGGCAAATTTCTCCGCATTCTAGCTTTCGCATTACCCTACCTGTTCGACAACATTCCTCTCTTCTACAGG CTCTtcttgtgtgtgggtgagggCTGCACTGACAACGATACCAACCCCCTCCACCACACCCACATCGCCCTGGCCTTCCTGACCGCATTCCTCTTCGTCACACACCTACCAGAGCGCCTGGCCCCCGGCAGCTTCGACTACATAG GTCACAGCCACCAACTGTTCCACGTGTTCGGCATAATCGGCACTCATTTCCAGATGGAGGCCATTGAGCAGGACATGGCGACGCGACGCCCGTGGCTCCTCACGTACTCTCTGCCCATCACCTTCACCAACACACTGGGGGCGGCACTGCTGAGTATAACCCTCAGCCTTGGCATCATCTTCCTCTTTAGTCTGCCTCTGCTCTGGTCAGCCACCCGGGGAGAACACACTGAGAAGAAGACACAGTCACATCCAATAGCCAAGGGCTGCCAGTACCACTAG
- the LOC110526742 gene encoding membrane progestin receptor gamma-B-like isoform X1, with translation MLSLIKLPRVFTIHQVPKVFHEDSIISGYRHPRSSATDCILSLFQLTNETLNIWTHFLPTWYFSWKLLTVVLTRDVWSDSFTWPLLVFLMSCCVYPLASSCAHTFSTMSTRARHICFFFDYGALSLYSLGSAITYSAYVIPDKWVNSSFHQYYIPIAVVNTVICTALACYSRLGLPYIQYNHDIIKRFSECKSPKFGKFLRILAFALPYLFDNIPLFYRLFLCVGEGCTDNDTNPLHHTHIALAFLTAFLFVTHLPERLAPGSFDYIGHSHQLFHVFGIIGTHFQMEAIEQDMATRRPWLLTYSLPITFTNTLGAALLSITLSLGIIFLFSLPLLWSATRGEHTEKKTQSHPIAKGCQYH, from the exons ATGCTCAGCCTTATTAAACTGCCCAGAGTCTTCACCATCCACCAAGTCCCAAAA GTGTTCCATGAGGACAGCATCATCTCAGGCTACCGACACCCTCGCAGCTCAGCCACTGACTGCATCCTCAGCCTCTTCCAGCTGACCAATGAAACGCTCAATATCTGGACACACTTCCTGCCCACATG GTACTTCTCATGGAAGCTGCTGACGGTGGTCCTGACGCGAGACGTGTGGAGCGACTCGTTCACATGGCCCCTCCTGGTGTTCCTGATGTCGTGCTGTGTGTACCCGCTGGCCTCTAGCTGTGCCCACACCTTCAGCACCATGTCAACACGCGCACGACACATCTGCTTCTTCTTCGACTACGGAGCTCTGAGTCTCTACAGCCTGG GCTCTGCCATAACATATTCTGCCTACGTGATTCCTGATAAGTGGGTGAACAGTTCGTTCCACCAGTACTATATCCCCATCGCTGTGGTAAACACTGTCATCTGTACCGCCTTAGCCTGCTACTCCAG GCTTGGTTTACCATATATCCAATATAACCATGACATCATAAAAAG ATTCTCAGAGTGTAAGAGCCCAAAGTTTGGCAAATTTCTCCGCATTCTAGCTTTCGCATTACCCTACCTGTTCGACAACATTCCTCTCTTCTACAGG CTCTtcttgtgtgtgggtgagggCTGCACTGACAACGATACCAACCCCCTCCACCACACCCACATCGCCCTGGCCTTCCTGACCGCATTCCTCTTCGTCACACACCTACCAGAGCGCCTGGCCCCCGGCAGCTTCGACTACATAG GTCACAGCCACCAACTGTTCCACGTGTTCGGCATAATCGGCACTCATTTCCAGATGGAGGCCATTGAGCAGGACATGGCGACGCGACGCCCGTGGCTCCTCACGTACTCTCTGCCCATCACCTTCACCAACACACTGGGGGCGGCACTGCTGAGTATAACCCTCAGCCTTGGCATCATCTTCCTCTTTAGTCTGCCTCTGCTCTGGTCAGCCACCCGGGGAGAACACACTGAGAAGAAGACACAGTCACATCCAATAGCCAAGGGCTGCCAGTACCACTAG